One genomic segment of Amycolatopsis sp. Hca4 includes these proteins:
- a CDS encoding LysR family transcriptional regulator, which translates to MDVDLRKLRYFVAVAEALHFGRAAARLHIAQPVLSRQIRALEGELRAQLFVRDKRSTELTAAGRQLLEDARPLLASADALRRRVATAARGASAFTVAFMPGITVTGAVRELSARHPDLTVELLRTTWDDQLEVLHDGRADVGVIRLPVDRRGLRVRPLFREPRVAVLPGGHRLAGKESVRVGDLADEHLLNDPDAVPEWRDVAVELREGTAPARRVFRSVEEKLEHVAAGRGIAVVPRSTSEYYTRADVVHVPVEDLPPNEVALAWVSGRRSRVIFEFAEIFAGLTEAGEGTR; encoded by the coding sequence ATGGACGTCGATCTGCGGAAGCTGCGGTACTTCGTGGCGGTCGCCGAAGCACTGCACTTCGGGCGGGCCGCCGCGCGGCTGCACATCGCGCAGCCGGTGCTTTCGCGGCAGATCCGGGCCCTCGAAGGCGAGCTGCGGGCGCAGCTGTTCGTGCGCGACAAGCGGTCCACCGAGCTCACCGCGGCGGGCCGCCAGCTGCTCGAGGACGCGCGGCCGCTGCTGGCCTCGGCCGACGCCCTCCGCCGCCGGGTCGCGACGGCCGCGCGCGGGGCCTCGGCGTTCACCGTGGCGTTCATGCCCGGCATCACGGTCACCGGCGCGGTCCGCGAGCTCTCGGCACGTCACCCCGACCTCACCGTGGAGCTGCTGCGCACGACGTGGGACGACCAGCTCGAAGTCCTCCACGACGGCCGCGCGGACGTCGGCGTCATCCGGCTCCCGGTGGACCGGCGCGGGCTCCGGGTGCGGCCGCTGTTCCGCGAGCCGCGCGTGGCCGTGCTGCCCGGCGGGCACCGGCTGGCCGGCAAGGAATCGGTGCGGGTCGGCGACCTCGCGGACGAGCACCTGCTCAACGACCCGGACGCGGTGCCGGAGTGGCGTGACGTCGCGGTCGAGCTGCGCGAGGGCACCGCGCCGGCCCGGCGGGTGTTCCGGAGCGTGGAGGAGAAGCTCGAGCACGTCGCGGCCGGGCGGGGGATCGCCGTCGTCCCGCGGTCGACGTCGGAGTACTACACGCGGGCGGACGTGGTGCACGTGCCGGTCGAGGACCTGCCGCCGAACGAGGTGGCGCTGGCCTGGGTGTCCGGCAGGCGGTCGCGGGTGATCTTCGAGTTCGCGGAGATCTTCGCGGGCCTGACCGAGGCAGGGGAGGGGACACGGTGA
- a CDS encoding glycoside hydrolase N-terminal domain-containing protein, translating to MPELPLPPSRRTFLKLGGAVGAVAALGGLRPFGANAEVLRPAGEDLVPESAATTLWYPEPASEDKIIEQGLPIGNGRIGALVGGDPAADFLYLADASLWTGGPNDVLQDDGQFPYETEKFGTLGLLAKLRIAVPAHTGVTDYRRTLDLSNGLAVLTYRHQGVQYRREYFASHPDDVVVVRLSGGPVAGSVTLEPTRGEPAAGPGAFTGTFANGLEYACAVTTSGGLAFRGREIVIVLSGGTNYVPDAARKFLDTSLDPLALAQRKAAAALAVGGGTLRATHVADYRRLYDRMSVDLGQSPPAKRALDTGARLAARHDEPDVPDPELEASYLQFGRYLTITGSRDGLPMGLQGLWQNSNTPDWMSDYHTDINVQMNYWLADRAALPGSFTALADYCLAQLPVWTDSTKRLFNDPRNRFRNTSGKVAGWAVAFSTNIYGGSGWWWHPGGNAWLCNSLWDHYAFTQDKAYLARIYPVLKGAAEFWEARLLPMTVDGREVLVDDHDWSPEHGPQDARGITYAQEIVWDLFEHYREAVAVLGRDRAYGDRIGELQKRLYLPKVSPATGRLEEWMSPDDLGETTHRHLSPLIGFFPGDRIAADTAPRELLDGVRALLTARGMDSFGWACAWRSACWARLKDAEHAYRLLLTVLRPSVANGNGTAPNFFDMYSQGSYTIFQIDANLGAPAAMAEMLLYSRPGVLELLPALPAAWAASGRVTGIGARGGFEVDLAWRAGKVTRAVIRSVGGTRTEVRAGPWRRTITLRPGETVTVRPS from the coding sequence ATGCCGGAACTGCCTCTCCCGCCGTCGCGGCGGACCTTCCTCAAGCTCGGTGGCGCGGTCGGTGCCGTGGCGGCACTCGGCGGCCTGCGTCCCTTCGGTGCCAACGCAGAAGTCCTCCGACCGGCCGGTGAGGACCTCGTCCCCGAGTCGGCGGCCACCACGCTCTGGTACCCGGAACCGGCGAGCGAGGACAAGATCATCGAACAGGGCCTGCCGATCGGCAATGGTCGGATCGGTGCCCTCGTCGGCGGCGACCCGGCCGCCGACTTCCTCTACCTCGCCGACGCGTCGCTGTGGACCGGCGGCCCCAACGACGTCCTCCAGGACGACGGCCAGTTCCCGTACGAGACCGAGAAGTTCGGCACCCTGGGCCTGCTGGCGAAGCTGCGGATCGCGGTCCCGGCGCACACGGGGGTCACGGACTACCGCCGCACGCTCGACCTGAGCAACGGCCTGGCCGTGCTCACCTACCGGCACCAGGGCGTGCAGTACCGCCGCGAGTACTTCGCGAGCCACCCCGACGACGTCGTGGTCGTCCGGCTCAGCGGCGGACCCGTCGCCGGCTCGGTGACCCTCGAACCCACCCGCGGGGAGCCGGCCGCCGGGCCGGGCGCGTTCACCGGCACCTTCGCCAACGGCCTGGAGTACGCCTGCGCGGTGACGACGTCCGGTGGGCTCGCCTTCCGCGGCCGCGAGATCGTCATCGTGCTCAGCGGCGGCACGAACTACGTGCCGGACGCCGCGCGCAAGTTCCTCGACACCTCCCTCGACCCCCTGGCGCTGGCGCAACGCAAGGCAGCCGCGGCGCTGGCCGTGGGTGGCGGCACCTTGCGGGCCACCCACGTCGCCGACTACCGGCGCCTGTACGACCGGATGAGCGTCGACCTCGGCCAGTCGCCCCCGGCGAAACGGGCGCTGGACACGGGGGCGCGGCTGGCCGCCCGGCACGACGAACCGGACGTGCCCGACCCGGAGCTGGAGGCGAGCTACCTGCAGTTCGGGCGCTACCTGACGATCACCGGCTCGCGCGACGGCCTGCCGATGGGCCTGCAGGGCCTGTGGCAGAACAGCAACACGCCGGACTGGATGAGCGACTACCACACCGACATCAACGTCCAGATGAACTACTGGCTCGCCGACCGCGCGGCGCTGCCCGGGAGCTTCACTGCTCTGGCCGACTACTGCCTCGCGCAGCTTCCGGTGTGGACGGACAGCACGAAACGGCTGTTCAACGACCCGAGGAACCGCTTCCGCAACACGAGCGGGAAGGTCGCGGGCTGGGCGGTCGCGTTCTCCACCAACATCTACGGCGGCTCCGGCTGGTGGTGGCACCCCGGCGGCAACGCCTGGCTGTGCAACTCGCTGTGGGACCACTACGCCTTCACCCAGGACAAGGCCTACCTCGCCCGGATCTACCCGGTGTTGAAGGGCGCGGCCGAGTTCTGGGAGGCGCGGCTGCTGCCGATGACCGTCGACGGCCGCGAAGTGCTCGTCGACGACCACGACTGGTCACCCGAGCACGGCCCGCAGGACGCCCGCGGGATCACCTACGCCCAGGAGATCGTCTGGGACCTGTTCGAGCACTACCGCGAAGCCGTCGCTGTGCTGGGCCGCGACCGCGCCTACGGCGACCGGATCGGCGAGCTGCAGAAGCGGCTGTACCTGCCGAAGGTGAGCCCGGCGACGGGCCGGCTCGAGGAGTGGATGTCGCCGGACGACCTCGGCGAGACCACGCACCGGCACCTCTCGCCGCTGATCGGCTTCTTCCCGGGCGACCGCATCGCGGCCGACACGGCACCTCGGGAGCTGCTCGACGGCGTGCGGGCGCTGCTCACCGCCCGCGGGATGGACAGCTTCGGCTGGGCCTGCGCGTGGCGCTCGGCGTGCTGGGCGCGCCTCAAGGACGCCGAGCACGCCTACCGGCTGCTGCTCACCGTGCTGCGCCCGTCGGTGGCCAACGGCAACGGCACCGCGCCGAACTTCTTCGACATGTACAGCCAGGGCAGCTACACGATCTTCCAGATCGACGCGAACCTCGGCGCTCCGGCGGCGATGGCCGAGATGCTGCTGTACTCGCGGCCCGGGGTGCTGGAGCTGCTCCCGGCGTTGCCGGCGGCGTGGGCGGCGTCGGGCCGGGTGACCGGGATCGGCGCGCGCGGCGGGTTCGAGGTCGACCTCGCCTGGCGGGCGGGGAAGGTCACCCGGGCGGTGATCCGCAGCGTCGGCGGCACCCGGACCGAGGTGCGGGCCGGCCCCTGGCGGCGGACGATCACGCTGCGACCGGGGGAAACGGTCACGGTCCGGCCAAGTTGA